aattttaacgtgctggaaggtggcttactgattctagaattttaaagtatgaagcgattctcatggatagggatgatttgacactgattataaacaaagaacagaatccagccgccttcttggtttctccggattctgatactgtcctcaatgatttagagcatgtatgtttagaagtgatagatttacagacaaaaatttgagatgatttaaatgatgaacctttacgggagggtgaaagatggtttattgatggatcttcccgctgcattgacggcattcggtatagcggatatagtgtagtggatgggaatgaaggagttgtgattgacgccggtcgtcttcccggtcattggtcggcacaatcctgtgaattatatgccctctgtagagctctccagggtttagagggaaaggtgggcacaatctataccgactcaaagtatgcttttggtgtagtgcacacctttggaaagagcggggaatgataactgggaaaggacaaaagttgatccatgaaaactcaattgttcaatccttagatgctcttatgttacctgaggagatagctgtagttcatgtacggggccatcaaattattgacagtcctgaagcacggGGGAACAAAcaggcagatgaagctgccaaacaggctgcactcacagaaaaaaatagacatgcagctgttactccccaccccacatgaggttaaaaagactcccatcttttcacgggaagaggaggtttatatgaaagaccagggaatgcgtcaaactggcgatgggttgtggtggacggcagagggacgccaagtactgaacaaagccttggctcgtcagattattgatcagctccaccagcagacacattggggaacacaggcacttgttgatgcttttgtacggtcctttaattgctcgggaatatacaccatagccaagcaaagtactcaggggtgcccaatctgtcagcgagtgaataagaaagtcatgcgcccGGTAATGCCTGGTGGTCGCGATATAGCCGTATGCCcgtttcaacgaatacagattAACTTCACGAAATTACCTAAGACAGGGgcttataaatacctcctggtgatggtggatcattttactcaaTGAGTTGAGGCTTTCccaacccctaatgatcgtgctagcaccgttatctggatattactagagtctgttattctgcctcctgggggttgagatgtgtgaataaggacaaaggcagattcatcaATGAGGACATTGGGGGTGTTTCTAGTGAGCCGGGAAAAGCGAGGTGAAGCAAGGTGATGCGAGGTGAAGCGCGGTGATGTGCAGTGACACCTCGAATTTGGCCGCACTGGAAACACATCCGGTTGTGGCCGATGTGCGGCGATTCGAGGTGCTCCGGCGTCCCACTTTTGAGGTGGTTGATGCAGGGTGATGTGAGGGACGACCTCGCAGTGGAAACACCGCAGGTGACTCATCGGAAGTCGCGATTTTTCACCCGTGGTTTTCAATTGCTCAtcggacttcctggtcacctcgcatcgccttgcatcacctcgcattcctcgcatcacctcacatcaccGCGTATTCATCGCTCGGTAGAAACAGTTCAGGTAGTCCAAaaatgcgcggtgatgcgagcGACAAAAAATCGCGGCGATTCAAGGTGATGCGAGGTGTCCTTAGTATAAACACAgctaatgacatgatgggacccagacaggataccccatggtctttcaagtttacagaaactgcaggtaggcggacagaattaccaaatgccaaaccaatccaggaggcagaagaatgttagggggggggggggtaacctctacactgaaattaactgtataaaagttgggtgagccccagtatgtgtgtgtattcccagggtaaggggaagcacccaactttgcactgttgtacaataaatgttctttgttctcaatttttgtctcgagcgaaatctgtgaagggacttctgtttctcacatactTATTTTACttttacatgtttttttttagttgaattcCGCTGTGGGTGATCTTTACATTTTTGTAAAATAAAACTATATCTTCCTGAACATCAAAAGGAAACTTGGcgagaggatttttttttcttctttgtagATTTTCAAGTGTGGGGTCAGGCCAGAATGAACCTCAACTTCATTGGACCTCAACTCAAACATCCGACTGATCAAAGAATCGGGAAAGACTCTCTTTTCATATTTTGTTCAAAGCACCAAGCTTTACTTGAACATTATTTCATCACTATTCACGCTGCCATCTTAAAACTATATTTCCCTCTCCTACGAATTCActggagggttttttttaaacggaATCGTACATGATCCCAAAAAGTTCGCCAAGAAGTCGTCCCAGGACATCAAAGGAGGAAATGGGCGACTGGGTCTGCGGGAGCAGTCACGTGATGTGGTGACGCACGCCAACGTCTTTACTCGTCCCGAAACAGatgaaaattgaaaagaaaataaagactGAGATTTGTTTAAAAGTGCCGATCTGTTCCTCTGAAGGGAGCCACTTTTGGTTTTGTTTGGAAAACTCGGTCCGGGGCGGCCTGTCTGTGACGTCAGGGCGGCCATCTTGCGCTGGTGGCAGGCCGGAGGAAGGAACCGCTCCGAGAGTTGGCCGTGGAGCAGCTCGAGGCTCTGCGTGGCTCACGCTGAGTGCGGAGGggcagagagcgagagagagagagagagagagagggggggggaggaagtcGGGGGCAGTAGGCAGGCTGCAGCGCCGGAGGCCAAGGCCGCTGCTTTGTGCGGTTTTTCTCGAGGCAGGAGCCCGCGTTCAGGACTATGGGTGGCCGAGAGCGCAGGGAGCGCGGCTCGCTCACACTGACGGGGTCGTCCGGGTTCGTGGTCTCTTCTTGACATGGGCGGGCAGTGACACTGAGTGTTGGcttgtaatatatatatatctcctcctgtgtgtgtgtgtgtatatatatattcaaTCTCAAACAGCTTAAGAAAGGAGTTAAGGCACAGCAAACCCCCaaaaagaagggggggggggacacgCAGCAGAAAGACCCACTAGTTCAGCCCGTGAGCGGATGTGAAGAAGTCAACATGATAAACAAGTGATTTAAATTTTTTCTGATGTTGTTTTCTTTGTGTGGGGCGATGTCAGAAGACCGGGTAAAGGTTTGCCACCATGACGTTGATTGAACCCGAGTCTTTGATGAAGTCAGAAATGCCTTTTGCTTGGTATTTTGTTTGTTTCTGCCCATGTGCCAATGTGCCGCGCCATATAGTTGACGTGCCAGTGCAAACCTCCTTTATTGTCAGTCCttaaaagcaaagaaaaaaaacttaaaaaaaaacctccaccAATATGTTTGAAGACCGCTGTGTCAGAGGCTGCAGGTAGACTATTTAAGGCGGTTTTTGTTGTGCAAAATGGCAAAAAACCTGGGTTGTGTGTAAACATGGGATCTAGCTGCATCATTTCTGTGTCATCCTTGGGCACACATGAATTACAGTTAGGTGTTTAATTTGTTGGTTAGATCCATTGGCATCCATCATTGTAATCTATTTTGTtcaacaggttaaaaaaaaattagctctAATTTGGATTGCTTTGGTTTTTAGGTTTTGTTAATGTGAATTAGAGAGGGAGTTTGATTCCCTGCTCTCTGATGTGACCATGTATATATAGGGGCTGTTATCATGACTGGACTCTGGCCAATAGTTATCCTAAGTTTTTGCACAACACAGTTTTAGAGCTTCTGGACTAGTTgtggtaattattttttttaagttagtGCTATCAGACCTGCTCTGTTGTGCTGTTTTCTTTTGAGAGAAATTGCCCATGTTAGATTTTGTCAGTTTTTTTGTAAGCTAAAAAAGAGTGTTGCCACACATCCAAACAAAATGGGTGACCCACACACTCGGAAGAACCAGACTTTAAATCGACTGCGTGCTCAACttaaaaagaagaaagaatctCTGGCAGATCAGTTTGACTTCAAGATGTACATTGCCTTTGTATTCAAAGATAAGGTACAATTTTTATCTTCACACATTTGTTAAATGGTGAAATTCTTGACTCCCCAGTCGTAGAATTTTTACATGTGAAATGAGGTGAGTTACACTGTATTTACAGGACGGTTCCTGATGGCTGTAGGAGAGCTTCAGTGCGGCAGAGGCATTTTAACATTGCCTGAAGCTCTCATTTCTTTCAGAGTAACCTCAAACAGcacaaggcttttgacaaggtccccacttGGCAGGTAGTTCCCAAGGGATTGATTGGAGAATAACACATTGGATCCTCAGACATaggagcctgcagatgctggaatctgaaactaaaTGCACTCTTCTCAGGATGTCAAGcaacagtgagagagaaagaatggtttaTGTTTTGAGGTaacctttcaccccccccccccccccctgctgctTGACCTATAGAGTTACTGCAGCAGAGTCTGAGTAAATTGGATCCTCAATTGACTTTGCCAGCAAACAAAGGTATAGTTGATGAGTATTCTTGTACCTATAAGGGTGTTATTAATCTAGCACTGATTGGTGCCTTTTTTTTGTCATTGTACAATAATGATTTAGGCTTCTATGTAGCAGGCATGATACAAATATTTGcagagaatattaaaaaaaaaagcctgtaGAGTGGTTGGAAGAAGGCATGAAGTTGAAGTGTGGTTAGTCTGGTTAGCTGGATAGAAAAGTGGCAAATAGATTTAAGATGTAAATGGATTTGTGGAGGTGCAGCACAATAAATGGGATGGTAATTGGGAGTGGAGAAACCGTGGTCTTAGGATGGTTGTCCACAGTCTGTTAAAGATAACTAGGGCTAAAATAAGGCATGTCCTTCATCTGGACATGGAACATATGGTAGTTAGTCATACTAGAACTAAACATTTGACTATTTTGTATAGTTGTGGTCTTGAACATTGCTGGAAAATGTTATTAAACTGAAGAGGATATTGAGAAGATTTGAAAGGATGTTACCAGGAGTGGAAAATTGTAtctaataagaaaaaaataatctgaTAGGTTGGGGTTAATTTGTTTGCCACTGGAGGCTAAGAAGAAACTATATTAAGTATGTAAAATCAAAGGCTCAGGATAGAGTAATTAGAAGGTACCTGTATCCCTTAATGGAGAATTAAAGCCTGGTGGCACAGATTAAAACTTGAAAGTAATTTTGGATGAATGTGGTTGACCTTCACTTAGCTGACAAATAGAGACTATTCCACTGGATCACTGATTAATAAGCAAAGGCCTGAGATGTCATGAAGTGAGTCATTCACCACCGGGTTGCATGGATGAGGGCCAACAGGCTTGTATTTTATGATTCTACACTGTTTTGATTTGACTGAGCTTTTCTGGAAAGCAGAGGAAACACTACTGTTAAGTTTGTTTATGATTAACCTTAGAGTTGCACAAAATTCCTTGAGCACTTTGGAAATCTATCTTAATATGATGTGGAAGATGGTGACCAATTAACTCCTTAAATTAGTTGGACATCAATTCTGGACATACTGTCATTTAAATTAGGATATATAAAACAAAAAGCTTGTGTTGCTTTATCTTTGCAACGTTTGGTAAAATGACCAGAGAAAACCTGCTGACTGATTGAATTTGTGATCTTGCAGTGTTTCCTCTTCTACTATGACTAATCCTTCTACAGTAAAACTTCGTTAATCCAGCACACTTAGGACGTTAGTATTGGACAAGCAGATTTTCTGGATTATCGATGTTATTCCACTTATACACCAACACACTTTTAATTCACTTTCTTTTCGCTGTTACGCAGTGGAATAATAAATTTTCCAGTGAACCTGGTGAGTTTCAAAGGGACATGTGAGCTGGGGCTCCGGAGAGCCAGATTTGAACCATCAGGTTTAATGAATTACTGGATCGTGAATTATTGGAGTTTTACTATACTATTTTTTTGTCTGACATCAGTATTTTTCTTGTCCCTCATTTCAATATCCCTTTGGTAACTTCACCACTAATTAGTGTTTATATTAAATTTCTGAGAAAACGCTGATGCTTATAGCTAGTTCAATATGAGACCAGAAACccacaagctgctgatccattgATTTTATTCAAGTATTCTTTGCTATTTtccactgtccaaatgtttctcatCAATGTCGCTCTGGTTTCTGCAATTGAATCTTCGATTATGTGGCTGTCATCTTTCTTGATTTATTAAATGGCCCTTAAAGCAAAAATTGGAATCAATGGTTAATAACGTTTTCTTGGGGATCTGCTCAAGACAACAAGAATGTACTGGTGAGATTGGATGCTTTCTGGAAGCATCTGATTTGGgtgtctttcccccccccccactttgaagCTGTGATCTAAATAACAAGTCAAGGCCATTCAAGGGATAAGCAAGTAgtttaaataaaaaggaaataaatcaaTATGAGAATGGCAATTTGTAATAGTATTACTATCCACATGAAAGGTAACCTAACATGGACGAGTTGAGTAAGAAAGCCTGCTTCCATTTTACAAACCCTCCTCAATCACAACATTTGATTAATTTTTACTTTTCCATTAATCCTTTCTGATTATCTCTTAATAATGTAATTTGGTGACTGATGGTTTATGTATATGCGCTTGTGTGCATTATGTGTTTCATCCTGcttgtattttaaatttagacatacagcacaataacagcccATTTGGCCCAcgggtccatgccacccaattgacctataactccCAGtactttttaaacagtgggagaaaaccgcagcccccagggaaaaacccatgcagacactggaagaacatacaaactctacagAGAGTGCGTTATTTGAATCTTGGTCGGTCCCAATCGTTTGCTCCATGGTATCTTTGCACTATCTGCTATGTTATCCGTGCTGCCTTTGCTGTACCACAGCTTTCCTCACATTTGTGTGGAAATTTCTGTTTAATCATggtttaatatttttgtttactTGGTTTCTTTTTCCAATTTGAACGTTTAGAACagctgttttcttgttttgattttttaaaaattattccttCAGAATAACTTCAGTAGTCTTTCATTGGCCTATGCGAAATGAGGCCCTGCATTGTTAATTGTGTCCTCCGTTCCTTTTCCAAACTTGGCTAATTGGTTCGGTGATATTGGATCAAAATATTATGAAGCTGATTTGAGAAGTTCAGCAATgtttaataaataaaatgcttTGTCAAAGATGCTGATTCTTGTTTTCTAATATTCTAAATGTAAGAAGAAAAAGTCGGCACTATTTGAAGTGGCTGAAGTGGTACCAGTTATGACCAATAACTATGAAGAAAATATCCTCAGAGGTGTACGGGAGTCCAGCTACTCCCTGGATAGTTCCATAGAGCTGCTGCAGAAGGATGTAGTACAGCTTCATGCACCTCGCTACCAATCCATGCGCAGGGTAAGTACTTTAGCCGAACCTTGAAAGGTTCCGGCCGGTTTGTTCTTGGAATACAGTACATCAGTAGCATATCTGACTGCAtgccttagattttttttaaaaaaaggggaaaaactGAAAATAATGTTTGAATAATAACATAGCTTTATTCAGCTTGAGAAAGAGGTTTGTATTTTGAGAATAAATGATCTGTTTTCATACTGGCCTAAACGACCATTACTAcccttagatttttttaaaactgtaaatGTGGGAAccctgaaatgaaaataaaatgttggaaatacttgaagatcaagcagcatctggaggaaacatgTTTTAGATCAAAAATCTGCTTTAAACGTAAATCTGATCTCATGCTGAGGTTTCAGCATCGTACTATGTGCTATCAACTTGTTTGAGGCTGATGATCTTTCCATTGGATTTATTACTTTCACTGATTAATTTTACTTTAAAGTTTCAATCATTTCCAGCACTCACTTTAAAGACTTCACTGCTTTGGAGGAGGGGTGGTCGAGTGGAGGTTTTAGTTAGATAATATTTTTTCTCATTACAGACCGTTATCATGGTATGTTAGACTGAATGACCACCTGCAGTGCAAGTTTCTTGTTCAGAACTGAAAATGTTAGATTCATGTTTGACTGAATACACTTCACGAGTTCATAAATGTGTCTCAAAACTGCATTGTTAAAATATCATCTTTGTATTTTCACTATTAGCAGTTTCTCATTTCTTAAATCAATTTGTACTTGTGATGTAAAATATTTGTACTATATTAGATTTCTAATGCATGCCATTTTGAATGGATGCAAATGTTTTGTAATTAGCTTTTAAAACAGctcaaatacctctatcatatgtAGGAAGGCAGTGCTGATTCCCTGACGATGCTATCACCAAAGAAAGCCTGCAGTAGTCAATTTAATGAAAGCAAAATTTGTGTGGATTAAACCTTTACCTGCTTCAGGTTAGACTGGCATTAAATGACCAGATGTTTTCATGAATTATAGATCACAGGATGCAATACACCTTGGAtgtggtttccttaagggaaaattttgcttgacaaaattgGTATTTtttgaagtgacaagcaggctggataaaggagatgcagtggcctttgacaaggtgccacatacttaacaagataagagcccatgataTAACAcgaaacatactagtgtggttagaggattggctgattggcaggaagcagagagtaggaatatggggttggctgccagttgttagtggtgttccacagggtccgtactggggccgcttctttttaagttgtgttttaatgatttggaatgaatggctttgtggccaagtttacagatgatacaaaggtaggtggaggtgcAGGTAGCATTGAGGAAAccaggaggctgcagaaggacttagacagatgaggagaatgggtagagaagtggcaaatgaaataaatgggcagactgttttaaatggggagaaaattttaaatacccagatgcaatgggacctgggaatcctcatgcaggataggttgaaagtaaacttgcatgttgaatcagtggtgaagaggttaaatgtaatgctggcattcatttcagtaGAAAACagtgtaagagcagggatgtgatgttgaggatttataaggcactggtaagacctcactgggagtattgtgagcagttttaggatcctcatttaagaaaggatgtgttgacattggagagggtgcagaggagattcacaagaatgattctgggaatgaaagggttatatgagaagcatttgacagctcttggcctgcactcgTTGGGAAGAggcgatctcattgaaacatttcaaatgatgaaaggcatggacaaagtTAATGGAAAAAGGTTTTTTTCTCTCATGATGGGAGAgccgaggacaagagggcacaactttggggttgaagggcatccacttacaacagagatgaggaggaatttcttcaaccagagggtggtgaatctgtggtggATGTAGAGGCCAAGGCATTGGGTATTTAAGACAGTGAtctataggttcttgattagctaaggattgaaaagttatggggagaagtctgGGCCAtggggcagattcaatgggctgaatgtttTATGATTGTTTAAAAGTGCATTTGGTTTTGATCTTCACTACACAAAATTGATAGAAACTTACATGGCAAGTAACATGGTGATCTTTAGGTAGCAAAGCTATATAATGAACATTTGGTCCTGAGGCTTTTGACTAGAAAGTCATCATACCTTAGCTActtttacacagagcttgaaaATGAGGTTTTATTTGTCTTTCGAGTGTTGTGTGAAAGAATTGTAAGGTGTATGGGTTGAGGGGTTCTAGACTTGCCTGCCTTCAGTCCACCTAGGTAGGTAGTCTTAGCAGTGGAGTGTATTTGACTCACCAAGCCAGCTTTTTTTGGTTCTCTGTGAACAAACAAATTGGCATCCAGAGTCGTGTATAATGCAATAATgtggcttttcagtgtaaaaatggGTCTTGATGAAGGGCAGAGGCCTGAAATTTTGGATACATATCTTCGCAACATGAAAAAGGATgcatgacctgcttagtttcaaCAGCACTTTCGtgaattaactacaatcacagtaactgcagaTTTTCTCATTTAACTTTGCATTTGATCAGTCTTTCCTTGTACTGTAACTCCTTGTAACTCTTGGCCACAAACAAAGTTAGCAGATTTCAGTTCAGAATCACTGAAACATTTTTGTATTTCCTGAGAAGAAATGAGCTTCCTCCTGTTTGTTTTGGAATTTCTCATTCCCTGGCCTTTTTTTAGGATGTAATTGGCTGTACACAGGAGATGGACTTCATCCTTTGGCCACGGAATGATATAGAGAAGATGGTCTGTCTCCTGTTCTCCAAGTGGAAGGGTACCGATGGTGAACCTTTCAGGCCTGTTCAGGTACTATTTTCTTTCACTCATTTGTGATAAGGATGCTCACGTTTATCTTCTAATGAACTGATTTGCAGTTTGCCAAGCATGCTAAAGATTTATATCTTTGTGTTGGTGCGGTGATTTTCTCTCGAACATAAGTGATTTTGAACTTTTGGATCGACTTTGTAACAAACTCTTAGTCTATGGGTCTCATTCCATAAGAGCAACAAATAACATTGGGTTTTGTGGGTATTGACTTTGTTTTTGTGGATATCTTATTTTTCTTCTAGTAATCTTGACACGCTGGGttcatatttgtagatggtggtacCATGTGGCTCAGCCATAAAATAGTAAATAAGCCTATTGTTTGCCTTTGGTACTTCAGAAACAAATCTGCCACTTTGGTTGTCTCTAATCCACAAACACTTGTGAGGAAGTTGGATGGAATCAGAAGTATTCCACTAAATTTAAGCAGAAATGCTGAGACCACCGGTAAAACATTTACATCTCATAAACCTTGGGGAATAGAAGTGGATCTTCCTGATCTGGACTAAGGGCTTGCTGAACATTTAATTAAGCAATAAATCTTGTTTTCTAATATTTGAAAGTATTTGCTGTTTATGCAGGCCAAGTTTGAGTTTCAACATGGCGATTATGAGAAACAGTTTCTGCACTTAATTAGTCGGAAGGATAAGGCAGGACTCATCATAAACAACCCTACCCAGTCCATTTTTCTGTTCATTAATCGTCAGCACTTGCAGGTGAGTACTGTATAATTCTGAAGCTCTTTGTCTTGTGAAGGTGTTTGGTTCCATCTTTTTGGTTTGAAAATCTGAAAATTGCCAGTGgtatttgtttaaatattaacattgtaTCGTGCTACTAATTGCATACTGTGTTCTTGAAATATTTTGTGGATTATTAGATGCAATTGCTACCTTCCTTTGACTTTCTATATAGCCATGCCAGATTTACTTTTTGGACTGATGGCAGGTTCTCATTTGAATATATTCATCAAGTTGAGCTGTTGAAAGTTTTGCAGACCATTCTTGAATTTGCGGAAAGCATACTTGAATATCTTTACAGGATACAGTTTTTCCATTTAATGTGTGGGGAGGAAAAAATCTTTATGCCATGAACTTAAATTTAAGCTCAAAATGAATACTTGAATCTCAATGTTGTAACAGAGTCCTTAATCTATACTGGAGTCCTGAACTTGCTTCCAGACttgtatttaaaaaatgaaaatatcaATTGTATTTGCTCCTTGTCATTACATTGACATCTGGTAAGATAAGGTTAAATCTGTTGTAATCTCCATAAAAAGGTTAGAGCTGACACATGGCTGAAAATGCAGTTACCATCTTTCAAAGACTTTGTTTTACATCCATTGTGGTTAGTTAGGCCATGAACTTCAATGGCATATTTATAGAGGTGTCATCTTTTTCAAGGGGCCTGGTGTTGTACAACATGATAAAACTGTAAAACA
The Narcine bancroftii isolate sNarBan1 chromosome 1, sNarBan1.hap1, whole genome shotgun sequence genome window above contains:
- the c1h6orf62 gene encoding uncharacterized protein C6orf62 homolog produces the protein MGDPHTRKNQTLNRLRAQLKKKKESLADQFDFKMYIAFVFKDKKKKSALFEVAEVVPVMTNNYEENILRGVRESSYSLDSSIELLQKDVVQLHAPRYQSMRRDVIGCTQEMDFILWPRNDIEKMVCLLFSKWKGTDGEPFRPVQAKFEFQHGDYEKQFLHLISRKDKAGLIINNPTQSIFLFINRQHLQTPKAKAIIFKLCSVCLYLPQDQLTHWGVGTIEDHLRPYMPD